The following coding sequences are from one Arachis hypogaea cultivar Tifrunner chromosome 7, arahy.Tifrunner.gnm2.J5K5, whole genome shotgun sequence window:
- the LOC112702528 gene encoding protein DCL homolog, chloroplastic — MKLKAEETLLSEVIHNSPFTMTGPLLLRQFLLHHRLLFRNFNGLAVGALPPPPPRRLCCCSTVPSDQADDNVTSTSSNPNYVWKAKEASSSSSSFQDDPEYRKWKDKEEEILKDIQPIVLLTKDILHSRRYMDGEQLSAEDEKAVVDNLLAYHPRSEDKIGCGLESIMVDRHPQFRQSRCLFVVRTDGGWIDFSYQKCLREYIRDKYPMHAERFIREHFRRGRSD; from the exons ATGAAGCTGAAAGCAGAGGAGACACTGTTGAGTGAAGTAATCCACAATTCCCCTTTCACAATGACCGGCCCTCTTCTCCTCAGGCAATTCCTGCTTCATCACCGCCTTCTCTTCCGAAACTTCAACGGTCTCGCCGTCGGAGCACTTCCTCCTCCGCCTCCTCGCCGCCTCTGCTGCTGCTCCACCGTCCCCTCCGATCAGGCCGACGACAACGTTACCAGCACCAGCAGCAACCCTAATTATGTTTGGAAAGCAAAGGAAGCATCATCATCGAGTAGTAGCTTCCAGGATGACCCGGAGTATCGGAAATGGAAGGACAAAGAAGAAGAGATTCTCAAGGACATTCAGCCAATTGTGTTGCTCACTAAGGACATTCTCCATTCTCGAAG GTACATGGATGGAGAGCAACTGAGTGCGGAGGACGAGAAAGCCGTTGTAGACAATCTCCTTGCTTACCATCCCCGCTCTGAAGATAAGATTGGTTGTGGCCTTGAATCCATCATG GTTGATCGTCATCCTCAATTTCGACAATCAAGGTGTCTTTTTGTTGTAAGAACTGATGGTGGCTGGATTGATTTTTCCTATCAGAAGTGCCTTCGGGAGTACATTAGAGATAAGTACCCAATGCATGCAGAAAGGTTTATTCGAGAACATTTTAGGCGTGGGAGGAGTGATTGA
- the LOC112702527 gene encoding F-box protein At2g26160, whose protein sequence is MATTEKTVAGQWSNLPKELLSLIANHHLHSVTIHILRIRATCTSWRSVIPPPLPPPPSHTIFGQRISIRWSNFTVTQTSIFYRLHYQPSSISSSSEKGWIIMVGNSTSNPVQLLDPFTDQPLSETVTHPYDCKTPPKLLSLCNFRLVELFEAYALTQFVTRQEGDSGSTSFTPFDLVKAILFPNSTSQTFDESSRMVFALYSSGRLSVSRIDEDEGWTALNHGNSSFDDVILRNGQLYAVDKCGTIFWVDCSTMKLVQFSPILCDFEAKKKKRLVDCNGSLYLVDIDTDIEKKEYYDENNKAIKVYKLDMDHGWLNAENLGNVVFVLGASCSFSLSVEDYHGCEANCIYLYSRHRVRAFSLET, encoded by the exons ATGGCCACAACAGAAAAGACAGTGGCAGGGCAGTGGTCCAATCTACCAAAGGAATTGTTGTCACTCATAGCCAACCACCACCTCCACTCCGTCACCATCCACATCCTCCGCATCCGCGCCACCTGCACCTCATGGCGCTCCGTCATtcctcctccccttcctcctcctCCCTCTCACACCATCTTTGGTCAACGGATCTCCATCCGTTGGTCCAATTTCACGGTCACACAAACCTCAATCTTCTACCGTCTCCACTACCAACCATCTTCAATTTCATCTTCTTCTGAGAAGGGATGGATCATCATGGTCGGAAATTCCACATCCAATCCAGTTCAGCTCTTGGATCCATTCACCGACCAACCGCTCTCAGAAACGGTTACACACCCATATGACTGTAAAACTCCACCAAAGCTCCTCAGCCTCTGCAACTTCCGCTTGGTTGAGTTATTTGAAGCCTATGCGCTCACACAGTTCGTTACTCGTCAAGAAGGCGATTCCGGGTCCACTTCTTTCACGCCTTTTGATCTTGTTAAAGCAATATTGTTTCCGAATTCAACTTCCCAAACTTTTGATGAGTCATCACGCATGGTTTTTGCACTCTACAGCAGTGGGAGGCTGTCGGTTTCAAGAATTGATGAAGATGAGGGTTGGACTGCCCTAAACCATGGGAATTCTAGTTTTGATGATGTCATCCTCCGCAATGGGCAGCTTTATGCTGTGGACAAGTGTGGAACCATCTTCTGGGTCGATTGTTCGACCATGAAGCTGGTTCAGTTCAGTCCAATCCTTTGTGATTTTGaggcaaagaagaagaagcggttGGTGGATTGTAATGGGAGCCTCTATTTGGTTGATATTGATACTGACATTGAAAAGAAAGAATATTATGATGAGAATAATAAGGCTATCAAGGTTTACAAGCTTGATATGGATCATGGGTGGCTCAATGCGGAGAACTTGGGTAACGTGGTTTTTGTGTTGGGTGCAAGCTGCAGTTTTTCTCTCAGTGTTGAAGACTACCATGGCTGCGAAGCAAATTGCATCTACTTGTACTCTCGTCACAGGGTTCGTGCTTTCAGCTTGGAAACAT AA